A section of the Acropora muricata isolate sample 2 chromosome 4, ASM3666990v1, whole genome shotgun sequence genome encodes:
- the LOC136913143 gene encoding meiosis 1 arrest protein-like — MEKNARKQPNRAAFSRQPARVLLVDYSPPFDADTCEFLHEALVNFFSLVTHLSGPCRTPFFGLFALKSFPESLFPLQHVRGNFSRLYVAFEELKYQVLVCLFCKNIFSILSFQDVTIEGLREAVSQFKRQSQSVKQMSTSSCQLEIIFLTCRKASALTKHIETFSKGLDLENLKKIQVVTIQSLDAELNIQEDDSSSYESSPATDDEGLAGCGLVDVISLEKDVLSFENFFKTWLIDGSTDQEHLRLILPSAFTQETDSGSDQLSQEMVNTGLILKCDLHECMLDPFHLQYPSHFKVCPETAYVTTKGVTATKSNVLAYPVYNLTAVKLVKSDAVCESLLFGMPYIVRPTFCWKMDWEDLESNQEHFYALCSVLKKRELFLLAKSTSDVATTHVCHQASFPHGHFLLLPSDNNGLLLKSIAVSELMLPSEDESPVEGPSDSALSVVASCLDQLELSCTFNPLLVQSNLYKCLISQSLKNNPASKPQKRRFQAPQKSQPIKDATGSGLVRTNQQAKGAAPRAQVRPVVFANSSQESSNSQVSQMSPFKTAASVFSSSKRFRQNSAANLYRTSATSFPDNL; from the exons ATGGAGAAAAACGCAAGAAAACAACCCAACCGTGCGGCTTTCTCAAGACAACCAG CTAGAGTGTTACTTGTGGACTACAGCCCTCCATTCGATGCAGACACCTGTGAATTCCTTCACGAAGCTCTTGTAAATTTCTTTTCCCTTGTTACACATCTTAGCGGTCCTTGTCGAACACCATTTTTTGGCTTGTTTGCGCTTAAAAGCTTTCCCGAG AGCTTGTTTCCATTGCAACATGTCAGAGGAAACTTTTCACGCCTGTATGTCGCGTTTGAGGAACTAAAGTACCAA GTACTTGTTTGTCTCTTTTGTAAAAATATCTTTTCAATTCTATCTTTTCAAGACGTTACTATCGAAGGACTAAGAGAAGCTGTATCACAGTTTAAACGGCAATCTCAAAGCGTAAAACAG ATGAGCACATCAAGCTGTCAGTTGGAGATAATTTTCCTCACGTGCAGAAAAGCATCTGCACTTACGAAACATATTGAAACGTTTTCAAAAGGTCTTGACCTTGAAAACCTGAAG AAAATTCAAGTTGTCACCATTCAAAGCCTGGACGCTGAATTAAACATTCAAGAGGACGATAGCAGCTCAT ATGAGAGTTCACCTGCCACTGATGATGAGGGTCTGGCGGGTTGTGGTCTTGTGGATGTTATTTCCTTAGAGAAAG ATGTTCTgagttttgaaaactttttcaAGACTTGGTTAATTGATGGCAGTACGGATCAAGAACACTTGCGACTGATTCTCCCAAGCGCCTTTACGCAAGAGACGGACAGTGGAA GCGATCAACTGAGCCAAGAAATGGTCAATACAGGTCTTATTCTTAAGTGTGATCTTCATGAATGTATGCTGGACCCTTTCCATCTCCAATATCCGTCTCATTTT AAAGTGTGTCCAGAAACAGCTTATGTAACAACCAAAGGTGTAACAGCGACAAAATCAAACGTACTGGCCTATCCAGTGTATAATCTGACAGCTGTGAAACTTGTCAAATCAGACGCCGTATGCGAGTCTTTG CTTTTCGGAATG CCATACATTGTTCGACCGACGTTTTGCTGGAAGATGGACTGGGAGGATCTTGAAAGTAACCAGGAACACTTCTATGCCTTGTGTTCAGTGCTGAAAAAGAGG GAATTGTTCTTGTTAGCAAAGTCAACCTCAGATGTGGCGACGACCCACGTTTGTCACCAAGCGTCATTTCCTCATGGGCATTTTTTATTGTTGCCCTCTGATAATAACGGCTTGTTGTTGAAATCAATCGCTGTCAGTGAACTTATGCTACCAAGTGAAGATGAATCACCCGTTGAAGGTCCAAGTGACAGTGCCCTGTCTGTTGTAGCCTCCTGTCTTGATCag TTAGAGTTATCCTGTACGTTTAACCCACTACTTGTCCAGTCAAATCTTTACAAGTGCTTGATCTCTCAGTCCCTGAAGAACAATCCAGCTTCAAAACCACAAAAAAGGCGCTTTCAAGCTCCACAG AAAAGTCAACCTATTAAAGACGCCACGGGTAGTGGTCTGGTGAGAACGAATCAGCAAGCAAAGGGAGCAGCACCGAGGGCTCAAGTACGACCAGTAGTGTTTGCAAATTCGTCCCAGGAATCTTCTAATTCCCAGGTCTCGCAAATGAGCCCCTTCAAAACTGCTGCTTCTGTCTTTTCCAGCTCAAAACGATTCCGGCAAAATTCTGCTGCCAATCTGTACAGAACCAGTGCAACTTCATTTCCCGATAATTTGTAA
- the LOC136914139 gene encoding uncharacterized protein, which produces MGISFLVCAMLSCCVVHCDFVEGKIYTSSIIIKQKLQDIRATPALLQFDMIVGTIEKAIRNIFKNDSNFGNVKVMQVREQDANNMSTIQRNIIVDMQLSFYNRSRVNGSIENLFSVVQSGALGTIPVQRGSLVIEGLPKVSRQMPVFQNEWPSGNYGLPKPRTGCPDRSWREGFRYHDSENAENTNWKSNKSHLSGNVTLHGIRQEFCIHLNTRNEQIPWPRGKYCIYKKGGACPFGLHEGWVRWDDENSKIDYPNSLGGEVPDGSYGENTVIYFCCSISGKNSDAILLPHKSPFYLIAFGSSECQQVQNHKVTLEYLQFDDEDQGNTNSHSRLAPFGTAQDPYNTRIYYCYYEPIPLGASFDTVTSSSQDQLSASTQEREENLVPTKSSRFSKFVTGGGVGMILMSSAVVVVFAGRFTSKDRTR; this is translated from the exons ATGGGAATTTCTTTCCTGGTCTGTGCCATGCTAAGCTGCTGTGTAGTCCACTGCGATTTCGTTGAAG GCAAAATATACACCAGTTCTATCATAATCAAGCAAAAATTGCAAGACATTCGAGCGACACCCGCATTATTGCAGTTTGACATGATAGTTGGAACTATTGAGAAAGCG ATACGAAACATATTCAAGAACGATtcaaattttggaaatgttAAAGTGATGCAAGTAAG GGAACAGGACGCGAATAATATGTCTACAATTCAAAGAAATATCATTGTGGACATGCAACTGTCGTTCTACAATCGTTCTCGAGTCAACGGCAGTATTGAGAATCTCTTTAGCGTGGTGCAGAGTGGTGCGTTGGGTACCATACCAGTTCAGAGAGGATCGTTGGTCATAGAAGGTCTTCCAAAAGTTTCAAGAC AGATGCCAGTATTTCAAAATGAATGGCCTTCTGGAAACTACGGCCTTCCGAAGCCAAGAACAGGTTGTCCGGACAGGAGTTGGAGAGAAGGATTTCGATATCATGACTCCGAGAATGCTGAAAATACAAATTGGAAATCCAACAAGAGTCACTTGTCTGGAAATGTGACCCTGCACGGTATTCGTCAAGAATTCTGCATTCACTTAAACACGAGGAACGAGCAAATTCCTTGGCCACGAGGAAAATACTGTATATACAAAAAGGGTGGAGCATGTCCATTTGGCTTGCACGAAG GATGGGTTCGATGGGATGACGAAAACAGTAAGATAGACTATCCGAACTCCTTGGGAGGTGAAGTCCCGGACGGCTCATACGGAGAAAATACCGTCATTTATTTTTGCTGTAGCATATCTGGAAAAAACTCTGATGCAATTCTTCTGCCACACAAATCTCCATTTTACTTGATAGCATTTGGTTCTTCAGAATGCCAACAAGTACAAAATCACAAG GTGACCTTAGAATATCTCCAGTTTGATGATGAAGATCAAGGCAATACAAATTCTCACAGTCGCTTAGCTCCTTTTGGAACAGCTCAAGATCCTTACAACACCAGGATATACTACTGCTACTATGAGCCGA TTCCTCTAGGTGCTTCATTTGACACTGTTACTTCTTCCAGTCAAGACCAACTCAGTGCAAGTACGCAAGAGCGAGAGGAAAAT CTTGTTCCAACGAAATCATCACGATTTTCCAAGTTTGTCACCGGGGGTGGAGTGGGCATGATATTGATGAGCTCTGCAGTAGTAGTTGTGTTTGCTGGAAGATTCACCTCCAAGGATCGAACAAgatag